In the Polyangiaceae bacterium genome, one interval contains:
- a CDS encoding SMP-30/gluconolactonase/LRE family protein — MRKLLGIMLGCAVLTGCGSDDEAAAPASTTLRWEVDPPTSAASQEQLSLRARLERDGAPLAGKELVLSVQRGGGSVSATSLTTDADGSVDVSWTLGIVPVANEVKLVASEQKQELSAVVDAQLASPLEPTAFGDVNAFLEGASIDGSTEDLAFTDGELVMGAGTTLISLDSTGSVSQWTLTGQPLTGVLGVADDGAGNLYVAAKGALLHVDASKAVTVALDNDGTDPLLSPNYVAMAPNGDVIFSDPCLGKVIRFDPKSSSVVASLSLDYVKRGGPNGIAIDREGHFAYFLTENTPLFCSHPGATLKDNAGLYRVDISAGGLDALEELDAGIGVFGDGIAFDAEDNLYLIVDTREALSLKESAVRVIPAGKQEMRTFLSVSDRVMANLAFGQGAFGETTLYTSLLAVTGFTDPKQRGVQRIETGIKGLPLRGTTQ, encoded by the coding sequence ATGAGAAAGCTTCTGGGCATCATGCTTGGCTGTGCCGTGCTCACCGGTTGCGGCTCCGATGACGAAGCGGCCGCACCCGCGTCGACCACGCTCCGCTGGGAGGTCGACCCGCCGACGTCCGCTGCCAGCCAGGAACAACTGAGCTTGCGCGCGCGATTGGAGCGGGACGGGGCTCCCCTCGCAGGCAAGGAGCTGGTGCTGTCCGTGCAGCGAGGCGGCGGTAGCGTGTCAGCCACGTCCCTGACCACTGATGCGGATGGCAGCGTCGATGTGTCCTGGACTCTCGGGATCGTCCCCGTCGCGAACGAGGTCAAGCTGGTGGCGAGCGAGCAGAAGCAGGAGTTGTCGGCCGTCGTCGACGCTCAGCTCGCCAGTCCGTTGGAACCCACGGCCTTCGGCGACGTGAACGCGTTCTTGGAGGGCGCGAGTATCGACGGCTCCACGGAGGATCTCGCTTTCACCGACGGAGAGTTGGTGATGGGGGCGGGCACGACCCTCATTTCCCTGGATTCCACCGGCAGCGTGAGTCAGTGGACGCTGACGGGCCAACCTTTGACAGGTGTGCTCGGTGTAGCGGACGACGGTGCAGGGAACCTCTACGTGGCAGCGAAGGGAGCGTTGCTACACGTCGATGCGAGCAAGGCGGTCACCGTTGCGCTCGACAACGACGGCACGGATCCGTTGCTGTCGCCCAACTACGTCGCAATGGCACCGAACGGTGACGTGATCTTCAGTGACCCGTGCTTGGGAAAGGTCATTCGCTTCGATCCCAAGTCCTCCAGCGTGGTAGCGAGCCTGTCGCTCGACTACGTCAAACGCGGCGGCCCCAACGGGATAGCCATCGATCGGGAAGGACACTTCGCCTACTTCCTCACGGAGAACACGCCACTGTTCTGTAGCCACCCCGGTGCCACACTGAAAGACAATGCGGGGCTATACCGCGTCGACATCAGTGCAGGCGGGCTCGACGCTCTCGAAGAGCTGGACGCAGGCATTGGCGTGTTTGGCGACGGAATCGCTTTCGACGCGGAGGACAACTTGTACCTGATCGTCGACACTCGCGAAGCCTTGTCGCTGAAGGAAAGCGCCGTTCGCGTCATCCCCGCAGGCAAGCAGGAGATGAGGACGTTCCTCTCGGTGTCGGACCGCGTGATGGCCAACCTAGCCTTTGGGCAAGGCGCTTTTGGCGAGACCACGCTCTACACGTCCCTGCTCGCCGTGACGGGATTCACGGACCCCAAGCAGCGCGGGGTGCAGCGCATCGAAACGGGAATCAAAGGGCTTCCGCTGCGCGGCACGACGCAATGA
- a CDS encoding FAD/NAD(P)-binding oxidoreductase has translation MALMKHLVVLGAGTAGTIVANRVRQELPRDWSVTVVDPSDTHLYQPGLLFLPFGAKDEAELVHLRGNTLCDGVEWARQGVRAIEPEKRRVVLEEGNVLEYDLLVVATGSQMRPELTRGLVDSRWQQSICDFYTLSGALALRDILARFERGRLVVNLVELPVKWPIAALEFAFLADDFFQRRKVRDQVEIVLATPLESAFSHPVAARVLRKVLERKGIRLETEFATSCVDDGRNRLHAYDGRSLDFDLLVPIPTHTGADCIEQSGLGDELGFMPTDRRTLRARGHTNIFVIGDATDVPTSKAGSVAHFEADGLVPNLLRWIDQKPLEPAYDGHANCFLETGRGKGMLLDFNYDVEPLPGRYPLPALGPFSLLEESRINHLGKLAFRWVYFNGLLSGKPMPMATQLSMVGKRVVELNG, from the coding sequence ATGGCGCTCATGAAGCACCTCGTGGTCCTCGGGGCGGGCACGGCGGGCACCATCGTAGCCAATCGCGTGCGGCAGGAGCTGCCGCGCGACTGGAGCGTGACCGTCGTGGACCCAAGCGACACGCACCTGTATCAGCCAGGACTCTTGTTCCTGCCCTTCGGCGCGAAGGACGAAGCGGAGCTGGTGCACCTGCGAGGCAACACCTTGTGTGACGGCGTGGAGTGGGCGCGGCAGGGTGTGCGGGCCATCGAGCCAGAAAAGCGACGAGTCGTGCTCGAGGAGGGGAACGTGCTCGAGTACGACCTGCTGGTCGTCGCCACTGGAAGTCAGATGCGTCCCGAGCTGACCCGGGGATTGGTGGACAGCCGCTGGCAGCAGTCCATCTGCGACTTCTACACGCTGTCGGGCGCCTTGGCCTTGCGCGACATCCTCGCGCGATTCGAGCGCGGGCGACTAGTGGTGAATCTGGTGGAGCTGCCAGTGAAGTGGCCGATCGCCGCCCTCGAGTTCGCGTTTTTGGCCGATGACTTCTTCCAACGTCGCAAGGTGCGGGACCAGGTGGAAATAGTCCTCGCCACGCCGCTGGAGTCCGCGTTCTCCCACCCCGTTGCTGCCAGGGTGCTCAGGAAAGTGCTCGAGCGCAAGGGAATCCGGCTCGAAACGGAGTTTGCGACCTCGTGTGTAGATGATGGTCGCAATCGTCTCCACGCCTACGACGGGCGCAGCCTAGACTTCGACTTGCTCGTCCCGATCCCCACGCATACGGGAGCGGACTGCATCGAACAGTCGGGATTGGGTGATGAGCTTGGCTTCATGCCAACGGACCGGAGAACGCTGCGGGCACGAGGCCACACCAACATCTTCGTGATCGGCGACGCGACGGACGTGCCGACCTCCAAAGCGGGTTCCGTCGCCCACTTCGAGGCGGACGGATTGGTGCCCAATCTGCTGCGCTGGATCGATCAGAAGCCCCTCGAACCGGCCTACGATGGCCACGCGAACTGCTTCCTGGAAACGGGGCGAGGCAAGGGCATGCTCTTGGACTTCAACTACGACGTCGAGCCGCTGCCCGGCCGCTATCCACTACCCGCGCTGGGGCCGTTCTCCCTTCTCGAGGAAAGCCGCATCAATCATCTGGGCAAGCTGGCGTTCCGTTGGGTGTACTTCAACGGGTTGCTCTCCGGAAAGCCGATGCCCATGGCGACGCAGCTCTCCATGGTCGGCAAGCGTGTAGTGGAGCTCAACGGTTGA
- a CDS encoding urocanate hydratase — MSDEFRREVAQGLPDDIPPMPPDLDVDRAPARTPELDLAERRLAVANSLRYFPRAWHARLAPEFASELETHGHIYMYRFRPHYAMRARPIDEYPARSRAAAAIMLMIQNNLDPRVAQYPMELITYGGNGAVFQNWAQYRLTLKLLAQMHDEQTLVMYSGHPLGLFPSSSDAPRAIVTNGMMVPNYSTRQQLERLSALGVTSYGQMTAGSYMYIGPQGIVHGTTITLLGAGRLYLDTDDAGLAGKVFVTSGLGGMSGAQGKASVIAGAVGVIAEVNPAALRKRHEQGWIQEAETDLDKLLARIEQARRTKEAVSIGYLGNVVDLWERCAKSGVSIELGSDQTSLHNPFGGGYYPAGIPFDRARDMLARDPTGFREAVQASLRRQVTAINALADAGMHFWDYGNAFLVEAARAGAAVGSLEGGFRYPSYVEHIMGPLCFDYGFGPFRWVCCSGDPQDLSKSDALALEVLEAQAASAPDEIRQQIRDNVRWIRSAQENRLVVGSEARILYADAEGRRAIAARFNRAIADGAIRAPIVLGRDHHDTSGTDSPWRETANIQDGSRFCADMAVHNFVGDAFRGATWVSLHNGGGVGWGEVINGGFGLVLDGTDQAALRAHRMLGWDVGNGVARRAWARNPGARFAIERAMREDPNLLVTIAELADEDLVKSAVS; from the coding sequence ATGTCCGACGAATTTCGGCGTGAAGTGGCTCAGGGCCTACCTGATGACATCCCTCCGATGCCACCCGACCTGGACGTGGATCGCGCGCCCGCTCGCACGCCCGAACTGGACCTGGCAGAGCGGCGCCTCGCGGTGGCCAACTCCTTGCGCTACTTCCCACGCGCCTGGCACGCGCGCCTTGCGCCCGAGTTCGCCAGCGAACTCGAGACACACGGGCACATCTACATGTACCGCTTTCGGCCGCACTACGCGATGCGCGCACGGCCGATCGACGAGTATCCAGCGCGGAGTCGGGCGGCAGCGGCCATCATGTTGATGATTCAGAACAACCTGGATCCGCGCGTCGCGCAGTATCCGATGGAGCTCATCACCTACGGCGGCAATGGAGCGGTGTTCCAGAACTGGGCTCAGTATCGCCTGACTCTGAAGCTGCTCGCGCAGATGCACGACGAGCAAACGTTGGTGATGTACTCCGGCCATCCGCTGGGTTTGTTTCCCTCCAGCAGCGATGCGCCGCGGGCGATCGTGACCAACGGCATGATGGTCCCGAACTACTCGACCCGGCAGCAACTGGAGCGGCTGTCGGCCCTGGGTGTGACGTCCTACGGACAGATGACGGCGGGGAGCTATATGTACATCGGTCCCCAAGGCATCGTGCATGGCACGACGATCACGCTGTTGGGCGCTGGCCGGCTGTACCTCGATACGGACGATGCGGGCCTTGCTGGCAAGGTGTTCGTCACGTCCGGACTCGGTGGAATGAGCGGAGCCCAGGGTAAAGCCAGCGTGATCGCGGGCGCCGTGGGCGTGATCGCAGAGGTGAATCCCGCGGCACTACGCAAGCGCCACGAACAAGGCTGGATTCAGGAAGCAGAGACCGACCTGGACAAGCTCTTGGCGCGCATCGAGCAGGCCCGCCGCACGAAAGAAGCCGTGAGCATCGGCTACCTGGGCAACGTAGTGGATCTCTGGGAGCGCTGCGCGAAATCAGGGGTTTCCATCGAGCTGGGCTCGGATCAGACCTCACTGCACAACCCCTTTGGAGGTGGCTACTACCCCGCCGGCATCCCCTTCGACCGCGCACGGGACATGCTCGCCAGGGATCCCACCGGGTTTCGCGAAGCAGTGCAGGCCAGCCTGCGGCGCCAGGTCACGGCCATCAATGCGCTTGCCGATGCCGGCATGCACTTTTGGGACTATGGCAATGCCTTCCTGGTGGAAGCCGCGCGCGCAGGCGCAGCAGTGGGAAGTCTGGAAGGTGGCTTCCGTTATCCATCCTACGTGGAGCACATCATGGGGCCGCTGTGCTTCGACTACGGGTTCGGACCCTTCCGCTGGGTCTGCTGCTCGGGCGATCCCCAGGACCTCTCCAAGTCCGACGCCTTGGCGTTGGAAGTGCTGGAGGCACAGGCCGCGAGCGCACCCGACGAAATCCGCCAGCAGATCCGCGACAACGTCCGTTGGATCCGCAGCGCACAGGAAAACCGGCTGGTGGTCGGTTCCGAAGCGCGCATCTTATACGCAGACGCCGAGGGGCGGCGCGCCATCGCTGCGCGCTTCAATCGTGCCATTGCCGACGGCGCCATCCGCGCTCCAATCGTGCTGGGGCGAGATCATCACGACACTTCAGGAACGGATTCTCCCTGGCGTGAAACGGCGAACATCCAGGACGGTTCTCGCTTTTGCGCAGACATGGCAGTCCACAACTTCGTGGGTGACGCGTTTCGAGGGGCCACTTGGGTCAGCTTGCACAACGGGGGTGGGGTTGGCTGGGGTGAAGTGATCAACGGGGGCTTCGGGCTGGTGCTGGACGGGACGGACCAAGCGGCGCTGCGCGCCCACCGCATGCTCGGCTGGGACGTGGGCAACGGAGTGGCGCGACGAGCCTGGGCCCGAAACCCAGGCGCGCGCTTCGCCATCGAGCGAGCCATGCGCGAGGACCCGAACCTGTTGGTGACAATCGCCGAATTGGCCGACGAAGACCTGGTGAAATCAGCCGTCTCCTGA
- a CDS encoding glycogen/starch/alpha-glucan phosphorylase yields MSSPTAMASMRAVDIELGLDAESLRRDFARKLFFELAKFPGVATQNDCYLALSYAVRDRSLQRWVRSARTFLEGEHRTVIYLSAEYLLGPQLRNNLMYLGIEDPARQAMQSLGLDLDKLCDHEEEPGLGNGGLGRLAACFMDSLATREVPAIGHGIRYEFGIFDQDIRNGWQVEVADRWLHPGFPWEIRRYEIEHPVGFGGHTDYVRDESGTMRVRWYPERIVRGVPYDTPILGYATKNANFLRLWQAVADREIDLAAFQQGNYYAAVNEKVQSETISKILYPNDESAAGRQLRLEQEYFFVSCALQDAIRLLLQRTTIDQFADKYAVQMNDTHPALAVAELMRLLMDEHGLEWDQAWDITHRALAYTNHTLLPEALETWPLPLFRQLLPRHMEIVFEINRRFLDTVRAKYPNDMARVKRMSLIDESGDKRVRMANLATVGSHTVNGVAELHSRLLRETVLRDFSDMFPERFTNVTNGVTPRRFLAMANPALAALLNEAIGTGWLKDLAKLRELEPFAEDSAFRERFRQIKLDNKRRLGDWLSRKQGGTLDPQWMLTAQCKRIHEYKRQHLNLLHTAWACRRILAGQTAGLEPKTVLLSGKAAPGYDMAKRIIRFATALAELVAREPVLAKWLQVVFVPDFNVKNAVHIYPAADVSEQISTAGKEASGTGNMKFSMNGALTVGTLDGANVEIRGAVGEEHFFTFGLTVEDVERHRSQDRGPQDVLSYDAELAMLLDDLGKGRLLGGDSDWIQPLVGSLRHSDPFLVLEDFAAYRDAQAKLAERFRDVEGWTRSAILNVARMGYFSSDRSIADYQARVWKVDAVPVD; encoded by the coding sequence ATGTCGAGTCCCACGGCCATGGCCAGCATGCGCGCGGTCGACATCGAGCTGGGCCTCGATGCCGAGTCGTTGCGCCGCGACTTCGCACGCAAGCTCTTCTTCGAGCTTGCCAAGTTCCCCGGTGTCGCCACTCAGAACGACTGCTACCTGGCGCTCTCCTACGCGGTACGCGATCGCTCCTTGCAGCGCTGGGTGCGCTCGGCACGCACCTTCCTGGAGGGTGAACACCGCACGGTCATCTACCTGTCCGCGGAGTACCTGCTCGGACCGCAGCTGCGCAACAACCTCATGTACTTGGGGATCGAGGATCCGGCGCGCCAAGCCATGCAGTCCCTGGGCTTGGACTTGGACAAGCTGTGCGATCACGAAGAGGAACCCGGACTCGGCAATGGCGGTCTAGGGCGCTTGGCCGCGTGCTTCATGGATTCCCTCGCGACGCGAGAGGTGCCCGCCATCGGTCACGGGATCCGCTACGAGTTCGGCATCTTCGATCAGGACATCCGCAACGGCTGGCAGGTGGAGGTCGCTGATCGCTGGCTCCACCCCGGATTCCCTTGGGAGATCCGGCGGTACGAGATCGAACACCCCGTCGGCTTCGGAGGACACACCGACTACGTGCGCGACGAGTCCGGTACCATGCGCGTGCGTTGGTACCCGGAGCGCATCGTGCGCGGCGTGCCCTACGACACGCCCATCCTCGGCTACGCCACGAAGAACGCCAACTTCCTGCGACTGTGGCAAGCCGTCGCGGACCGGGAAATCGACTTGGCTGCGTTTCAGCAAGGCAACTACTACGCCGCTGTCAACGAGAAGGTCCAGAGCGAAACCATTTCCAAGATCCTCTACCCCAATGACGAGAGCGCGGCGGGCAGACAGCTGCGCTTGGAGCAGGAGTACTTCTTCGTTTCTTGTGCGCTCCAGGATGCGATCCGACTGCTGCTACAGCGTACCACCATCGATCAGTTCGCTGACAAGTACGCAGTCCAGATGAACGACACGCACCCTGCGCTGGCCGTTGCCGAGCTGATGCGCCTGCTGATGGATGAACACGGTCTGGAGTGGGATCAAGCCTGGGACATCACGCATCGCGCCTTGGCCTACACCAATCACACACTTCTCCCCGAAGCGCTGGAAACCTGGCCCCTGCCCCTGTTCCGTCAGCTGCTTCCCCGTCACATGGAAATCGTATTCGAGATCAATCGTCGTTTCCTCGACACGGTTCGCGCCAAGTACCCGAACGACATGGCACGAGTGAAGCGCATGAGCTTGATCGACGAATCTGGCGACAAGCGCGTGCGCATGGCCAATTTGGCGACGGTGGGAAGCCACACCGTCAACGGCGTAGCCGAGCTACATTCGCGCTTGCTCCGCGAAACGGTACTGCGGGACTTCTCCGACATGTTCCCGGAGCGCTTCACCAACGTGACCAACGGCGTGACACCGCGCCGTTTTCTCGCCATGGCGAACCCCGCCCTCGCCGCTCTGCTGAACGAGGCCATCGGCACCGGGTGGTTGAAAGACTTGGCGAAGCTGCGCGAGCTCGAGCCTTTTGCCGAGGACTCCGCTTTCCGTGAGCGTTTTCGACAAATCAAGCTCGACAACAAGCGCCGATTGGGCGACTGGCTCTCGCGCAAACAGGGCGGCACCCTCGACCCGCAGTGGATGCTGACGGCACAGTGCAAGCGCATCCACGAGTACAAGCGCCAGCACCTGAACCTGCTGCACACCGCGTGGGCCTGCCGTCGGATTCTGGCCGGACAGACCGCTGGACTCGAACCCAAGACCGTACTGCTGTCGGGCAAGGCAGCACCCGGCTACGACATGGCGAAACGCATCATTCGCTTCGCAACGGCCCTCGCGGAATTGGTGGCGCGGGAACCAGTGCTGGCCAAGTGGCTGCAGGTAGTGTTCGTACCGGACTTCAACGTGAAGAACGCCGTCCACATCTACCCCGCCGCGGATGTCTCCGAGCAGATTTCCACGGCCGGCAAGGAAGCATCCGGCACGGGCAACATGAAGTTCTCGATGAATGGCGCCTTGACGGTCGGCACGCTGGACGGCGCCAACGTAGAAATCCGCGGTGCCGTGGGTGAAGAGCACTTCTTCACCTTTGGCTTGACGGTCGAAGACGTGGAGCGCCATCGCTCCCAGGACCGCGGACCGCAAGACGTTCTTTCCTACGACGCGGAGTTGGCAATGCTGCTCGACGATCTCGGCAAGGGTCGCTTGCTGGGCGGCGACAGCGACTGGATTCAGCCCCTGGTGGGCTCGCTGCGACACTCGGACCCATTCCTGGTGCTGGAGGATTTCGCCGCCTATCGCGACGCTCAGGCGAAACTTGCTGAACGCTTTCGTGACGTGGAAGGCTGGACGCGAAGCGCCATTCTCAACGTGGCGCGCATGGGATACTTCAGCTCGGACCGCTCAATCGCCGACTACCAGGCGAGGGTGTGGAAGGTCGACGCAGTTCCCGTCGATTGA
- a CDS encoding radical SAM protein — MLLELIAPAGEDSTFLPRMGLGILMARTPADVEIIYTDEVLKPFDLARDVKDVDLVGISVDSKTARRAYDIAAAYRRRNVKVVLGGIHPSACPEEALEHADAVVVGEADVIWTQVVEDFRAGRLQSLYRPELPDLSQMPQPRRDLFRSKRYIPFQVVQTMRGCPYPCEFCSVSTANGKTFRFRPVDHVIAELQTLGKLLLFADDNVMIHRGYSTELFQRMAPLKKHWIGQCSLATVRRIENVALMAKSGCKALFIGFESIDDATVRDADKPQNRPSEYREVVDMLLDHGISVWGSFVFGFDNDSPEVFDRTVEEAIAMKLTMASFALLTPYPATPLYRRLRAEGRLTEERWWLRLDHDEGSPYFVPKNMSREQLREGWIRAWQTFYAPGSIARRFTLRRASSWIQSLGFLPLNLMQNRLAHWKIGRGLQRHRTVPREPLSVGEDPAVREKSLATDEGAAMPKDAQDVRRYLQLLDPDR; from the coding sequence ATGCTCCTCGAGCTGATCGCGCCCGCCGGCGAGGACTCGACGTTCCTGCCGCGAATGGGGCTCGGCATTCTCATGGCGCGCACGCCCGCGGACGTGGAGATCATCTACACGGATGAAGTGCTGAAGCCCTTCGATTTGGCGCGCGACGTCAAGGACGTCGACTTGGTGGGCATCAGCGTGGACAGCAAGACCGCCCGGCGCGCCTACGACATCGCCGCTGCCTACCGTCGTCGAAACGTGAAGGTCGTACTGGGGGGAATTCACCCCAGTGCTTGTCCCGAGGAGGCATTGGAGCACGCCGATGCCGTCGTGGTGGGCGAGGCGGACGTGATCTGGACGCAGGTCGTCGAGGACTTTCGTGCCGGGAGGCTGCAGTCCCTGTACCGACCGGAGCTGCCGGACCTGAGCCAAATGCCTCAGCCCCGCCGCGACCTTTTTCGCAGCAAGCGCTACATTCCGTTCCAGGTCGTACAGACCATGCGTGGCTGCCCCTATCCCTGCGAGTTCTGCAGCGTTTCCACGGCCAACGGCAAGACCTTTCGCTTTCGGCCCGTCGATCACGTCATCGCGGAGCTCCAGACCCTGGGCAAGTTGCTGCTCTTCGCCGACGACAACGTGATGATTCATCGTGGGTACTCCACGGAGCTCTTCCAGCGTATGGCTCCCTTGAAGAAGCATTGGATCGGCCAATGCTCCCTGGCTACCGTACGCCGTATCGAGAACGTGGCGCTGATGGCCAAGAGTGGATGCAAGGCGCTGTTCATCGGCTTCGAGTCCATCGACGACGCCACCGTGCGCGACGCGGACAAGCCACAGAATCGCCCATCGGAATATCGCGAGGTGGTCGACATGCTTCTCGACCACGGCATCAGCGTTTGGGGCAGCTTCGTGTTCGGATTCGACAACGACTCACCCGAGGTCTTCGACCGCACCGTGGAAGAAGCCATCGCCATGAAGCTGACCATGGCTTCCTTCGCCCTGCTGACCCCCTACCCCGCCACTCCGCTCTATCGCCGCCTGCGGGCGGAAGGCCGCCTGACCGAGGAGCGCTGGTGGCTGCGCCTCGATCACGACGAAGGTTCACCCTATTTCGTCCCCAAGAACATGAGCCGAGAGCAGCTGCGTGAGGGCTGGATCCGAGCTTGGCAAACCTTCTACGCGCCCGGCAGCATCGCGCGCCGCTTCACACTGCGGCGCGCCTCGAGCTGGATTCAGAGTCTCGGCTTCTTGCCCTTGAATCTGATGCAGAACCGCCTGGCACACTGGAAGATCGGCCGCGGACTGCAGCGCCATCGGACGGTGCCCCGGGAGCCGTTGAGCGTGGGCGAGGACCCCGCCGTGCGCGAGAAGTCGCTGGCGACGGACGAAGGCGCCGCCATGCCCAAAGATGCGCAGGATGTGCGGCGATACCTGCAGCTGCTCGATCCAGACCGTTGA
- a CDS encoding M48 family metallopeptidase, translating to MVFGDMTHGVRSTLELGRVVFDGEVEMREALLADTRFRAVLERSESPTLSARRHLLLSALRLNAKLSPEVFAALGHLRTVLGLETPVEAYCVSGAEINAFVVPPERGVLLMGITSAALEQLDSEELRFVLGHEIGHAIFDHFRLSPDAFVEDDELAPVHIARLCAWMRYAELTADRVGLLSCDDFDAAVRAFFKLTSGLSGARFLQHAADCATQYADVETQYFDSSEEDWFSTHPYSPLRIKALDAFARSTTYHGLRGRSSGEAKFHGLLGGRSSLLDEAGLEAEVRGVMRVMDPSFLRDDGDVTESVREYLTLAGYAVALADGKLARGEKQALGKLVGKRGLSRARKMLLELSEVAHSAKLEELAANLRLKLGRNGRHKVIEDLVMIALADRELHQAELEVLWTAAEQLQVAPELVERTLARFVGTLD from the coding sequence ATGGTTTTCGGGGATATGACGCATGGCGTTCGCTCCACGCTGGAGCTCGGTCGCGTGGTGTTCGACGGTGAGGTGGAGATGCGTGAGGCCTTGCTGGCCGACACTCGCTTCCGCGCGGTGCTGGAGCGCTCCGAGTCTCCCACCCTGTCGGCGCGACGCCATCTGCTGCTCAGCGCGCTGCGCTTGAACGCAAAGCTGTCCCCGGAAGTGTTTGCAGCGCTTGGGCACCTGCGCACGGTGCTCGGCCTGGAGACACCCGTCGAGGCCTACTGCGTGAGCGGAGCGGAAATCAACGCCTTCGTCGTGCCTCCGGAGCGCGGTGTACTGCTGATGGGGATCACCAGCGCCGCGCTCGAACAACTCGACAGCGAGGAGCTGCGCTTCGTGCTCGGCCACGAAATAGGCCACGCCATCTTCGACCATTTTCGGCTCTCGCCCGATGCCTTCGTGGAGGACGACGAGTTGGCCCCCGTGCACATTGCACGGCTGTGCGCCTGGATGCGCTATGCGGAGCTCACGGCGGATCGGGTCGGCTTGCTCAGTTGCGACGACTTCGACGCTGCGGTGCGGGCTTTCTTCAAGTTGACCAGCGGTTTGAGTGGAGCGCGCTTTCTACAGCATGCGGCAGATTGCGCGACTCAGTATGCCGACGTGGAAACCCAGTACTTCGACAGCAGTGAAGAGGACTGGTTCTCGACGCATCCCTACAGCCCCTTGCGTATCAAGGCCCTCGACGCCTTCGCTCGTTCCACGACCTATCACGGGCTGCGAGGGCGCTCTTCTGGTGAAGCGAAGTTTCACGGCCTACTTGGCGGCCGAAGCAGCTTGCTGGACGAGGCTGGGCTGGAGGCGGAGGTGCGCGGCGTCATGCGAGTCATGGACCCTAGCTTCTTGCGCGACGACGGCGATGTGACGGAGTCGGTGAGGGAGTACCTGACCCTGGCGGGCTATGCCGTTGCCCTCGCGGACGGCAAACTGGCGCGTGGGGAAAAGCAGGCCTTGGGCAAGCTAGTCGGCAAGCGCGGCCTGAGCCGTGCGCGCAAGATGCTCTTGGAGCTCAGCGAGGTCGCGCACAGCGCCAAGCTCGAGGAACTGGCAGCGAACCTGCGCTTGAAGTTGGGTCGCAATGGACGCCACAAGGTGATCGAAGACTTGGTGATGATCGCGTTGGCAGATCGTGAGCTGCATCAGGCAGAGCTCGAGGTTCTATGGACCGCGGCCGAGCAGCTTCAAGTCGCACCGGAGTTGGTGGAACGCACGTTGGCTCGCTTCGTGGGGACCTTGGATTGA
- a CDS encoding alpha/beta hydrolase, giving the protein MLRAALLAAVACCACSNTTPERRAAVDASGADADVVMVEERVDSGDASLFVRRRGPPGAAQTLLLLHGGPGLSSRYLRKLEELASARRSVVSFDQRGAGQSTVKPDAAFDMKAYVDDVEAVRRHAAAERVVLVAHSWGGLIAWAYVAAHRSQVEGVVLIGALAATRTPNNEARDRLLAKVALLQKQGKIPTPLPGPEGDDCMPGVLAVAPAYFHDPSFPVPEDMTATTCSQAASNATNTAVFFPGYDFSSALDYAGPVHVVFGESDPLGTALGSHIRASLTATQASFDVIPKAGHSPWFESDDSLFASLRAALEAGQ; this is encoded by the coding sequence ATGTTGCGCGCCGCGCTGCTGGCCGCGGTGGCGTGCTGCGCGTGCTCCAACACGACGCCCGAGCGACGAGCCGCCGTCGACGCGAGCGGCGCAGATGCCGACGTGGTGATGGTCGAAGAGCGCGTCGATAGCGGCGACGCCAGCCTCTTCGTGCGTCGACGTGGGCCGCCAGGGGCCGCGCAGACGCTGCTCTTGCTCCACGGAGGGCCAGGACTTTCCAGTCGCTACCTGCGGAAACTAGAGGAACTAGCGAGTGCCCGACGCAGCGTGGTCAGCTTCGATCAAAGGGGCGCCGGCCAGTCGACGGTCAAGCCCGATGCTGCCTTCGACATGAAGGCCTACGTGGATGACGTCGAGGCGGTGCGCCGTCATGCGGCCGCCGAGCGCGTGGTGCTGGTCGCGCACTCTTGGGGTGGACTGATCGCTTGGGCCTATGTTGCAGCGCATCGCTCTCAGGTCGAAGGAGTCGTGCTGATTGGCGCCCTGGCTGCTACTCGCACGCCGAACAACGAGGCGCGAGATCGTCTGCTAGCGAAAGTCGCCCTTTTGCAGAAGCAGGGCAAGATCCCCACCCCGCTACCCGGGCCCGAAGGCGACGACTGCATGCCCGGCGTGCTCGCGGTGGCGCCTGCGTATTTTCACGACCCGAGCTTCCCGGTGCCCGAGGACATGACCGCGACCACCTGCAGCCAAGCGGCCTCCAACGCCACCAACACTGCCGTGTTCTTCCCGGGTTATGACTTTTCGTCCGCGCTGGACTACGCTGGCCCCGTACACGTGGTGTTCGGCGAGAGCGACCCGCTGGGAACCGCCCTTGGCAGTCACATTCGAGCATCACTGACCGCAACCCAGGCGAGCTTCGACGTGATCCCGAAGGCTGGGCATTCGCCGTGGTTCGAAAGCGACGACTCGCTGTTTGCGAGCCTTCGCGCCGCGCTCGAAGCCGGCCAGTAG